Proteins from a single region of Paramormyrops kingsleyae isolate MSU_618 chromosome 9, PKINGS_0.4, whole genome shotgun sequence:
- the LOC111838482 gene encoding transmembrane protein 176B-like, protein MPVSVTKADGVTVFTVKSNTKSKVPLMFQLLAAICCSPVCSVSQGLHRLLGTAQSALGTVQILLGLFNIGLGAVITTGSYFYYGPLVSTNAPYWIGAIFIVAGIMCILTERFPSQCLVFLNACMSFVCGAIAVTAIVLYSLDLANGAGVPVICEENGYRDSYRGSYGYGYGYGYRTTISPEVARMRDINRRNILELCQEKRHMMLIMLGGIDLLLLVCAVVQLCISISVIVLNLKALYQKNKEDKEDPKLLKPLLDEVAVIPTV, encoded by the exons ATGCCAGTGTCTGTGACGAAAGCTGATGGGGTCACAGTTTTTACTGTGAAGTCTAACACAAAAAGCAAAGTTCCCCTGATGTTCCAGCTTCTGGCGGCCATCTGCTGCAGCCCAGTGTGTTCTGTGTCCCAGGGGCTGCACAGGCTCCTGGGTACAGCACAGTCAGCACTTGGG ACTGTCCAGATCTTGCTGGGGCTTTTCAACATTGGCCTGGGAGCTGTAATCACAACTGGTAGCTATTTCTACTATGGACCCTTGGTGTCAACCAATGCCCCCTACTGGATAGGAGCAATA ttcatTGTTGCTGGAATCATGTGTATTCTCACTGAAAGATTTCCAAGTCAGTGCTTG GTCTTCCTGAATGCATGCATGAGCTTTGTTTGTGGCGCGATCGCCGTGACCGCCATCGTGCTGTACTCCCTAGACCTGGCTAATGGAGCTGGCGTTCCAGTGATCTGTGAGGAGAATGGGTACAGAGATAGCTACAGAGGTAGCTACGGCTACGGCTATGGCTACGGCTACCGTACAACAATCTCGCCCGAGGTCGCCCGCATGCGAGACATTAACAGGCGCAATATCTTGGAGCTTTGCCAGGAGAAAAGGCACATGATGCTG ATTATGCTCGGGGGAATAGATCTTTTGTTGCTCGTCTGTGCTGTTGTACAGCTGTGCATCAGTATCAGTGTCATTGTCCTGAACCTAAAGGCTCTGTATCAGAAAAACAAGGAGGATAAG